The Hoplias malabaricus isolate fHopMal1 chromosome X2, fHopMal1.hap1, whole genome shotgun sequence genomic interval CGCGTCCGGACGTTTTCGCCAGTGATCCGTGCAGTGACACTGCTTATCGTTCGCCTGCATCATTCCTCCGACTTGCAGAGGCGGAAGATCTGGGATTGTGCTGGCCCTCCGTTTCCGGTTTGCGTTTTCGGACTCGGTGGCCGAGACCCTGCCGTTCGAGAGCCGACAGCAGCGAGGCCTGGAGGGAACGTCCGCGACGCTGCTGGCCTCGGCCGGACGCACGAAAAACACCCTCTGCAAATCCGCGCCGACGAATTTCTTGGGCTCGCAGCTGCGCAGGCGCAGGCAGGTGGTGGGATCCTCCCGGAGAGCGCAGCGGTTCCGGATGTTGATGTAGATGCTGAGGTTGAAGTAGGTGACGCTGATGAAAGGTGTGAAGAACTCCACGGTGGACGCAGTCATCAGGAAGTACCAGTTGAAGTAGAACTCGGCGTAGCACTCTCCTCTGGGGACCACGCTCCTCCCTGCGATGTGCTCCCAGCTGATGATGGCTGGACCGTAGAGCAGGAAAGCAGCCAGCCACACGCACAGCATCTTCATCACAGCCTCGCGGGTCACGCCCTTCTGAGTGCGGTAACTCACCTGCAACACACAGGTACGGTCAGGGGCGGGGCTCACAAAGCTTGGCCTTTTGAGACCAAACTAAACACACGTGACATCACTTCACTGCTATAGCACTCCTGATCTTTTATCATTCTTTGGTAACTAttgttacattaaaaaaagtatCTAAAATTAAGTAATATGGCAATGTGTTATGTTCACGTTCTCTAACATCTTTAAACCAAACTgtcacatacttttggatacaatattatcatCAAGAACAACAAACTGATcacatgctttttcagcactttttccagttcagggacgcggtaggtctggagcctacctggaatcactgggcgcaaggtgggaacacaccctggagggggcgccagtccttcacagggcgacacactcacacgcgcgcacacacacacacacacacacacacacacacacacacctagggacacttttgagtcgccaatccacctaccaacgtgtgtttttggagcgtgggaggaaacctgagcacccggaggaaacccgcgcagacacagagagaacacatcacactcctcacagacagtcacccggaggaaacccacgcagacacagagagaacacatcacactcctcacagacagtcatccggaggaaacccacgcagacacagggagaacacaccacactcctcacagacagtcacccggaggaaacccacgcagacacagagagaacacaccacactcctcacagacagtcacccggaggaaacccacgcagacacagagagaacacaccacactcctcacagacagtcacccggaggaaacccacgcagacacagagagaacacaccacactcctcacagacagtcacccggaggaaacccacgcagacacagggagaacacaccacactcctcacagacagtcatccggaggaaacccacgcagacacagagagaacacaccacactccacacagacagtcacccggagaaaacccacgcagacacagggagaacacaccacactcctcacagacagtcacccggaggaaacccacgcagacacagagagaacacaccacactcctcacagacagtcacccggaggaaacccacgcagacacagagagaacacaccacactcctcacagacagtcatccagaggaaacccacgcagacacagagagaacacaccacactcctcacagacagtcatctagagtgggactcgaacccacaacctttgaatttCAAATTACACGTagacacaaaaatgctttaaaactgtgcaaaatcagagaccaccatGAATTTAtatcatttccagtcaaaataacCATTAACTACATGTTCTTCAGCCTCAGAAAACTAGGAAACATTTCACAGATGTAAATTTAGCAGTGGCTGTTGATCTGTCAAATATCAAAGCTGTTAGGAGATGAAACTCTGGGTAAAAATAGATTTTTGAAACTGAAGCAGTGGTAAACCTGATTTACCCTTTGTTTTTGCAGAGACCTTCTGTCAGTGACCAGGACTAGACCTGAGTGAACTACAGCTTTCACTGCAGTTTGGAGACGGAGGTCTTTCTCTAAAACATCAGGTGCTGGTATTTATCACCACAGACCTCTTACAGAGACTAACCCCCACTCCTCTGGTGACTGCGGGTGTAGGCTCAGTGCTCTACTCACCGCTCTGGTGACGGAGAGGAAGCGGTCGAAGCTGATGAGGACGATGTTGAAGACGGAGGCGGTGCAGAGCATGTAATCCACCACAAGCCACAGCTTACACAGCCCTCTGCCAAGCCTCCACTCTCCAGTCAGCACGTAGGGGATATACACAGGGATACAGAagcctcctacacacacacacagacacacacatgggtTTCAGCTTCTCTTCAGCTTGGACAGGACTCACCAGACGAGTGAGTGCGGTTATCGTTTTGAAAGTGCGTAAATTGCCCAGTGCATTTAATCCACTGTACACCTCTTTAAAACCAGGAACACTGCCTTTCAGTTAACACCTAACTGTGGAGCTGGGTCCAGACCCGGACTGAGACAGTGATCTGGAGCTGGGCATATTTTTGATAAATACGTGTTCATGTGGTGTAATCCAGTTAACACAGCAACAGCTTCACTGGGTTAAGCCAATCACACTGTTCGTTTACACTCAGTGACCAGTTCATTAGAGACAGCCCGAGGGACATGAGCGTGGGGAAAGCACCTCTTGCTCCAAAATGAGGAAAGCTGATGCAAAAAAGTGAAATGAAAATatacaaattaaaatgtgtccgtaggtgtgagtgaatgtgtgagtgtgtgttgccctgtgaaggactggcgccccctccagggtgtgttcctgccttgcgcccagtgattccgggtaggcttcggacccaccgtgaccctgaactgtataagggttacagacaatgaatgaatgaatgaatgaatattaaatattaaatgttttaatagtttttacatttttttttatgaacaGAAAATGAGTCCTTCATGGTTctgtagtatttttattttatgctgAATATTCTGTCTCCATCTGTCTTCTGACTTCTTTTACTGTAATGACAGTCTCGAGTTCGTTTGGAGACAGTCTCGAGTTTGATTGGAGACAGTCTCGAGTTCGAGTTCGTTTGGAGACCGTCTCGAGTTCGTTTGGAGACAAGCTCGAGTTCGTTTGGAGACAGGCTCGAGTTTGTTTGGAGAGAGTCTCGAGTTCGTTTGGAGACAGTCTCGAGTTCGTTTGGAGACAGTCTCGAGTTCGTTTGGAGGTGCCAGTTTATAAGGGTGAATAGAGCTGTTGTTTATTGGGTGCCGGACAaattcagtgtgtgttaaaCGTCTACTACTTCACAAGCCGCAACTAAATAACACTGAAACCGTACGAAACGCTGTACATtttaatggatggatgtagaGGCATCTGAAAGAGGTTATTTAGACTTTATGATCTGAAAGCAGCTGGACCTGGTGTCGTTTGAACCGAATGCCCCTGCACTCTTCAGGGATCAGTGTGAACATTCAGTCAGTGCTCTGAGGATATTATTTAGGATTGTAGTCAGTGTTAGCGTCAGCCATTTGATTGTCTCATGAAATGCAGCTGTCCACAGGACCCTGTTTGGAccgatggagaatgtgctgaaTATGGATCTATGCAGCACCAAAGAGGGTTCTCCTACACTCTTAAacatgatggttctacaagggttctttagtaaagaaaatggggTTATAGAGAACATTGAGCACtctttttttcatgatttttttcatCATGAAAGGGGTTCTACAGATTGATGGAGAacgtgctgtagatggttctatcCAGCTCCATTTAACAAAAGGGATCTATGTGGCACCAAATAGGGTTCTTTTGTTGTTACGATGTCAAGCGTATTACAATAGAAGGACCGTTTTAGGTGGTGCATATAACCCCTCCCTAAAAGGTGCTATTGTAGAACcatttatagcacattctccatcaatctcaTGGTGCAAAATACCCTTTAATCAAACAAAAAGTTCTTTAAGTGCTCAGGGATCTGCATAGAACcgttttctttactaaagaacccttgtagaaccatcattttaaaGAGCGTATGGGAAGTAACTGGACACCGTAACAACAGCAGAACACTTGTTGGACCCATGTTCAAAGAAATGCTTAGAGAACCACAgtcttttcagtgtttttttttttaaataaaggcaTTGTTTCTATGAAAAGTCATGAGATTTATCCAGAACCATCTGTGTGCAGAAATGTATGTTTTACAGAACCTCCGTGGAAATGGCACCAAAAAGGCTTTTACTAAGAAGAGACTTTTAACAGAAGAACAGGTTTATCGCCGTTTAGAACCTTATTCAACACATTCTCCATCCATCTCGAGAACCATTCAGTCATGTAAACGGTTCTgttaaaaatcttttttaaagAACCCCTTTTAAGGAGTGTATAACAGACACTCCATCCTTCTGAAGAACTGACTGTTTCACTAAGGGTCTACAGAACTCACGGCTGTAAACAGAACCTCAATAAAGAACCCTCTTCTTGGAGAGTTTAGGTCTGACGCGTTCCTGACGGTCCAGACCGGGTCAGGAGAACCTGGCTCTGCAGAACCACaccccagaacacacacacacacgggagcTTGGAGAACAGACAGAAATAAACTgacagagaaaaggagagatcCAGAGATGTACAGCATGAAAATGGAAAGAAGCCAAAGGGACAGAGGTAGAGAAAAAGATGAATAcaggatgaaagagagagaaaagaggaagaggGGGAAAAGTAAAGTCTGTCTCTTTTTAGGCTGAATACTGAAGTCAGTGaccagagagagatagaggaatGAAAAGCCTGATATACACTCACTGACTAGAAATGATGGAGGGAGAGCGAGGATCactgaccagagagagagagagagagagagagagaggtgcagtCACTGACCAGAAGGTAAAGTCATGAAAAGAAACGGGATAAAGTGTGGTCAAGTGAATTTTATTgaccactgaccacagagggagagagagagagagagcactcacCGACCAGGAAGTCAGCGATGGCGAGGTTGAGGAAGAAGACGTTGCCCTGCGTGCGCAGACTCTTCTCCACGGCGAAGGCGAGGATCACCAGCGCGTTCCCGAGCACCGTGGCGAACACGAGCAGCGTCATCAGCACCGCGAGGAACACGGAGACGGCTTGAGAGAAGTGTCCGTACTGCGCGTGCCGACTGTCCAGCTCCGCGAGCCCCGCGAGCACCCCGGGCTCTCCGGCCGCCGTGCCGTTCGCGCGCTCCTGCACCGACCAGTTGGAGAGCTGAGGGTCTCCGGACCTCCAGCTCGAGGACGCGGCGGTGGGCATCCCGAACCCGCGCGCCACGGCCAGCAGCGCAGACTGCATCACTATCACTGCCCCGGTAACCGGAGCTCGCGGACAGCAGCGCACAGGGACTCCGCGCGCatggagaaggaaagagagagacagagagacgggAAAGAGAGTTACAACTGGAAGGAGAGGCAGAGAGCAGAGATTTATACTggggaagagagggagggagggagagagaggaacggAGTGCTGAGGTCCTGACGATGGAGGGAGGAACtaggagagagtgagggagggagagagagatactgagGGGACACAGCGCAGTGCTTTATACTGGATTTATACTAAAATAGAAGTAGAAAAAGACGGGGCAGATTTCTGAagtgtaaacagagagagaagcagagtgcTGAGATGtaatgagagagatagagagagacagaagcagAGTGCTGAGAtgtaactgagagagagagaagcagagtgcTGAGATGtaactgagagagacagaagcagAGTGCTGAGAtgtaactgagagagagagaagcagagtgcTGAGAtgtaactgagagagagagagaagcagagtgcTGAGAtgtaactgagagagagagagaagcagagtgcTGAGAtgtaacacagagagagagaagcagagtgcTGAGatgtaacagagagagagaagcagagtgcTGAGatgtaacagagagagagaagcagagtgcTGAGatgtaacagagagagagaagcagagtgctgagatgtaacacacacagagagagaagcagagtgctgagatgtaacacacacagagagagaagcagagtgcTGAGatgtaacagagagagagagagagaaagagagagaagcagtgCTGAGatgtaacagagagagagagagagagagaaagagagagaagcagtgCTGAGAtgtaacacagagagagagaagcagagtgcTGAGatgtaacagagagagagaagcagagtgcTGAGatgtaacagagagagagaagcagagtgcTGAGatgtaacagagagagagaagcagagtgctgagatgtaacacacacagagagagaagcagagtgctgagatgtaacacacacagagagagaagcagagtgcTGAGatgtaacagagagagagagagagaaagagagagaagcagtgCTGAGatgtaacagagagagagagagagagaaagagagagaagcagtgCTGAGATGTaacggagagagagacagaagcaaAGTGCTGAGATGTaacagagagagaagcagagtgatgagagagagagagagagagagagagagagagagggagagagagagagagagagagagagagagagagagagacagagggagaggctGTCTGTTGTTTTCAGCGAGGCAGTGGTGGATTGTTACTCTCTGAAGACCTGAGGTCACGCTCTGTTTTCGTGTTCAGACACTTAAACATAAACCAGTCAAAACACACCTGTTCAGTCTTCACTCATAAAGATGTACCGTGCTCCCAGATGATGGAGGATGGAAGGATGATAACAGTGGAGaaaggtggatggatggatggatggatgggtagTTTGATTCTCCCAAAGGACTAATATGGACAGATGAATGGATGACTGATCACAATGGTGAattatggatggatggatggatgaataaatggatGACTGGATGCTACAGCAGCAGAAGAACAGTGAAGACCTCATCGCGtgattacacacatttacacaaacactgGACCTCATTTAATTTGAACTGAATAGCTCTGTATTAATTGTGAAAGTGTCCTAATGACAAACAATCAGCGCGAGACACGGCAGAGCAGCACGACTCGTCCCAGCTGGGTCTTCACCACAAGTGTTTAGTCTGAGTGTCAGGACCAttgaccaatcagaaaacagcttCAGACTTTATCTGTAACGGCTGGAGTACGCTACTGGAGCAGCACGACGCATCAGAAATACAATCTTAAAATTCATCAAAAACAGCGTGTCACTGCACACTGGCGCTCGTGGCAGATGTAGACAGCTGTGCCGATTATAACAGGaggtttctgtttttttgttgcTGCTCACTCACATCGATTGCAGTTAGGACATTGTGCGAGGTGTACAgtcctttttttaaagatagTTCTGTGCGGCACACAGAAGAATTtattctccgcatttaacccaattcttgcagtgaaacacacatttacacagactcttgaacactagggggcagtaagcACACATGCAGCCCTAGCCCTAGCCATgtgagcagttgggggttaggtgccttgctcaagggcatttcagtcatgacctgctggcACTGGGGATCAAACAGGCAACCTTCtggttacacgcccagttccctatccaccaggccacggctttcagaaactgcactatgtcacTTTTGGAGAttggtaggaaaccacctccctccatccccctccattttgatttcaggacagtgctgtaaatatgaattacactgcgggggtggggtgtgggggCGGACTAAAGAATAAAATCTTACCTAGAGTTCCTTTGAAGAAAACCAATTTGCCATTTGGATGGTGTAGCTCCACCCACTTACTTCTGGTTTCCATAACAATATTGTAGCTGTCTAAAGGAAAACGTGTCTCCATTTTGgcgatgaatggaccaacagaaatgctccacaattacttgaaaaaataatattattttttacattgacttccacagGATGTTAAGAAAGATTTTCCTTCtcatgtaaagttactattttgcaaatgcatgtttttgtgtgtttttggagcgtgggaggaaacaggagcaccctgaggaaacccacacagacacagagagaacacaccacactcctcacatacagtcacccggaggaaacccatgcagacacagagagaacacaccacactcctcacagacagtcacccggaggaaacccatgcagacacagggagaacacaccacactcttcacagtcacccacgcagacacagagagaacacaccacact includes:
- the LOC136677214 gene encoding histamine H3 receptor-like → MQSALLAVARGFGMPTAASSSWRSGDPQLSNWSVQERANGTAAGEPGVLAGLAELDSRHAQYGHFSQAVSVFLAVLMTLLVFATVLGNALVILAFAVEKSLRTQGNVFFLNLAIADFLVGGFCIPVYIPYVLTGEWRLGRGLCKLWLVVDYMLCTASVFNIVLISFDRFLSVTRAVSYRTQKGVTREAVMKMLCVWLAAFLLYGPAIISWEHIAGRSVVPRGECYAEFYFNWYFLMTASTVEFFTPFISVTYFNLSIYINIRNRCALREDPTTCLRLRSCEPKKFVGADLQRVFFVRPAEASSVADVPSRPRCCRLSNGRVSATESENANRKRRASTIPDLPPLQVGGMMQANDKQCHCTDHWRKRPDASSSLASRFRLSRDKKVAKSLAVIVCVFGLCWAPYTLLMIIRAACQGQCVQHYLYEISFWLLWINSSINPVLYPLCHTSFRRAFSKLLCPSKIKIQPQYMDQKY